Within Dysgonomonas sp. HDW5A, the genomic segment AGCTTTTATATATGTATTATCCTCATCGGGATTACCATATATCATATTCATAGCAAACAACTTAATAGATACCCTTTGTAATGTACTGGCAGAAGTAATGATTGTAATCATATTTTCCATCTTTGCATTCTGTACACTTGACATGGAAGATTCGGGATCATTAACGATCGTATTTTCTCCTGAAATAACACCTGTATAAATGGACGTTTCGACTGAATATTGTAATGTTTGATGTCGTGTAGACCAGGCAATAAGAATAGCTACAGCTATCGGTAAGCATAGTAGCCAATAGCGGAGGTGATAAATAAACCGTGCTGTGTAAAATAAAGGATTCATTTAGTTTATTTATTAAGGATTTCGGTCTGTGAAAGTATCTCGAGTTGCAATAAGGCCATACTTAGTTCGGCCTTTGCTTGCTCGTAATTCACCTTAGCGTCGGTCTCTACACCCTTTCGGGCACTAAGATCTGCCGGATTTATTTTCCCATTGATAAAATCAGATTCTGCAACTTTATATTGAGCTTGTGCTATTACCATTGCTTCTGCTTTAATTTTAAGCAGACTTAAAAATAGTTTAGCTTTCGAGTATGTTTCTATGATTCTGATTTTTTGTTCATCGTGCCATCTTTCCACTTCAGCCTCAGTTGCCTCCATCTCCATTTTTTGCCTTCTAACTTTATTGCCCCTGTCGAAAAGCTCGTCAAGAGGTACTGATACTCCGAATCCTATATTATAGAAGCTCTGTTTGGTATTTGCTAAGTGATTAATAGGAAGGGTTTGAGTTTGACTTGATTCTGAAATTGTAGATAGAGAACCGACTATTCCATATTGATATGCTCCGATGATTTTGAAATATCTCAGCCATTCATTTTTTACAGTTTTGAGCATACTTTTTTCCGCTTCTTTGCGTGAATTATAATACTTTACAGTGGCACTCGATTTGGCATTTTCAAATAATACCTCTAGCGGTGGTAATTCAACATGGTTATAATCATCTAGCTCTTGTGCCTTAGTGGATAAGGATATGAAATAACATAAAAAAACAGCTATAATCTTAAGATATAGACTTATTTTTCTTTTTTTAGTTATCATAGGATATATTGTCATACAAACAATAGATTAAGAGTTTTAAACATTCTCTTTTTGAACAAATGAAAAGAAAGTCTTGAAAATTATTTTCATATCAAACCAGAAAGAGCAATGTTGGGCATAATAGATATCTAACTGTTTTCGTTCTTCAGCTGACATTATAGCACTGCCTCCTCTTTTCTCTACTTGCCATAATCCGGTTAATCCTGCAGGAGCTATAAACCGGTCGACATAGTTATCCGTAGTTAACAATTCGGCTTCATACAAGGGGAGGGGACGATTTCCTACAAAAGACATATCACCTTTCAAAATATTAATGAGCTGAGGCAGTTCATCTATGCTATACTTTCTAATAAACTTGCCTATCTTAATTATTCTTGGATCATTCTTATATTTTATGAATGAGTTTTCTTGCATCTGATGTCTATTTTCCAAATATCTATCTTCCGATATGGTATAGTCGTCCGCAATTAAAATGGTGCCGGATTCGGAACTTAAATCTTCATTGATCTTATCGCCTGATTGTTCTGGTAGATTTTCATCGTTATTCCGATTGTATTGATTTAATAATAGATATTCCTTTAAACGTTTATCTGCATCGGGGTACATGGATCGGAATTTTAGAAAATCAAATATTTTGTAGTTACTTCCTACGCGTTTCGATTTATAAATAATGGGGCCTTTGCTTTCAATCCTTATTAATATGGCTATTATA encodes:
- a CDS encoding sugar transferase; amino-acid sequence: MTPVLYIGKTPDYISHFRKYWSELVVLEGYIPLESEIGSYADIEYILLESMDISYNIDVFGSLKKIFPKAHIILVSDKSIPKGERVRYLESGLRSTLSPYATNKSIRQIIDYYSKKETFSSEIEQNKQEFQTFNIPLGKRIFDIVMSSISLLLLSPLFIIIAILIRIESKGPIIYKSKRVGSNYKIFDFLKFRSMYPDADKRLKEYLLLNQYNRNNDENLPEQSGDKINEDLSSESGTILIADDYTISEDRYLENRHQMQENSFIKYKNDPRIIKIGKFIRKYSIDELPQLINILKGDMSFVGNRPLPLYEAELLTTDNYVDRFIAPAGLTGLWQVEKRGGSAIMSAEERKQLDIYYAQHCSFWFDMKIIFKTFFSFVQKENV
- a CDS encoding TolC family protein → MITKKRKISLYLKIIAVFLCYFISLSTKAQELDDYNHVELPPLEVLFENAKSSATVKYYNSRKEAEKSMLKTVKNEWLRYFKIIGAYQYGIVGSLSTISESSQTQTLPINHLANTKQSFYNIGFGVSVPLDELFDRGNKVRRQKMEMEATEAEVERWHDEQKIRIIETYSKAKLFLSLLKIKAEAMVIAQAQYKVAESDFINGKINPADLSARKGVETDAKVNYEQAKAELSMALLQLEILSQTEILNK